From the Lolium rigidum isolate FL_2022 chromosome 2, APGP_CSIRO_Lrig_0.1, whole genome shotgun sequence genome, one window contains:
- the LOC124690864 gene encoding pentatricopeptide repeat-containing protein At3g06920 translates to MAAAAVLRTPATRSLLLLAARTFLRTGRNLSTNPPPPQTPTTVTAELLRLLSAAPAWTPDLVQAVSSTLSTASVPDVVVPVLRSLRNPSLAGPFFLLASSASSPQPLPPDAYNAVLPFLSYDPAALEKVLEEMSLLGYGLPNPACAALVTTLVRSRRLEDAFRAIGAMRRLKFRPAFSAYTVLIGALADARQPERALELLRQMQEVGYEVGVPLFTTLVRALAREGRMEVALTLVDEVKGSCLEPDIVLYNVCIDCFGKAGNVDVAWKFFHELRAQGLRPDDVSYTSMIWVLCKAGRLGEAEELFGQMEVERAVPCAYAYNTMIMGYGSAARFDDAYRLLERLRERGCIPSVVSFNSILTCLGKKRKVDEALSLLDIMKKDAKPNTSTYNIVIDMLCMAGRVNEAYKIRDEMELAGLFPNLLTVNIMVDRLCKAKQLEEAHRIFESASQKGCNPDSVTYCSLMDGLGKKGKIDEAYRLFEKMLDAGHNANPVVYTSLIRNFFMHGRKEDGHKIFKEMVRRGCHPDLTLINTYMDCVFKVGEVERGRAIFEDIKSYGFLPDVRSYSILIHGLTKAGQARETSNIFQAMTQQGFALDARAYNAVIDGLCKSGKVDKAYEVLEEMKLKHVSPTVATYGSIVDGLAKIDRLDEAYMLFEEAKSKGIELNVVLYSSLIDGFGKVGRIDEAYLILEEMMKKGLTPNFYTWNSLIDALVKAEEINEALICFQSMKEMKCQPNTYTYSILINGLCRVQKYNKAFVFWQDMQKQGLTPNVVTYTTMISGLAKVGNITDACSLFERFKTNGGVPDSACFNALIEGMSNANRATEAYHVFEEARQRGCRVNVTTCISLLDALNKSECLEQAAVVGAVLSEIAKSQHASRSL, encoded by the coding sequence atggcggcggcggcggtgctgcgtACGCCGGCGActcgcagcctcctcctcctcgccgcccgcACGTTTCTCCGGACAGGCCGCAACCTCTCCACCAACCCGCCACCCCCGCAGACACCCACCACAGTCACCGCCgagctcctccgcctcctctccgccgccccTGCCTGGACACCCGACCTCGTCCAGGCCGTCTCCTCCACTCTCTCCACCGCCTCCGTCCCCGATGTCGTGGTACCCGTCCTCCGCTCCCTCAGGAACCCTTCCCTCGCCGGTCCCTTCTTCCTCctagcctcctccgcctcctctcccCAACCTCTTCCCCCCGACGCCTACAACGCCGTGCTCCCGTTCCTCTCCTACGACCCGGCGGCTCTAGAGAAAGTCCTCGAAGAGATGTCCCTCCTAGGCTACGGCCTCCCAAATCCGGCCTGCGCTGCTCTTGTCACCACCCTCGTCCGCTCCCGCCGCCTCGAGGATGCCTTCCGTGCAATTGGGGCCATGCGGCGGCTCAAGTTCCGCCCGGCCTTCTCAGCGTACACCGTGCTGATTGGGGCGCTGGCGGATGCACGGCAGCCCGAGCGTGCGCTGGAGCTGCTGCGGCAGATGCAGGAGGTCGGCTATGAGGTAGGCGTGCCTCTTTTCACGACATTGGTGCGCGCCCTGGCACGCGAGGGGCGGATGGAGGTCGCATTGACGCTGGTCGACGAGGTGAAGGGGAGCTGCCTTGAGCCGGATATTGTCTTGTACAATGTGTGCATCGATTGTTTTGGGAAGGCTGGGAATGTGGATGTGGCCTGGAAGTTCTTTCATGAGCTGAGAGCGCAGGGTCTCCGGCCAGATGATGTATCGTACACGAGCATGATTTGGGTGCTTTGCAAGGCAGGGAGGCTAGGTGAGGCCGAGGAGTTATTTGGGCAGATGGAGGTGGAAAGGGCTGTGCCTTGTGCTTATGCTTATAATACTATGATCATGGGATATGGGTCAGCTGCCCGGTTTGATGATGCTTACAGGCTGCTTGAGCGGTTGAGGGAGAGGGGATGTATCCCGTCTGTCGTGTCATTTAATTCAATTCTCACTTGCCTCGGTAAGAAGAGGAAGGTTGATGAGGCACTGAGCTTGCTTGACATCATGAAGAAGGATGCTAAGCCAAATACCTCGACGTATAACATCGTTATTGACATGCTGTGCATGGCTGGGAGGGTTAATGAGGCATATAAGATACGTGATGAGATGGAGCTTGCTGGTCTGTTTCCTAACTTGTTGACAGTTAATATAATGGTGGATAGGCTGTGCAAGGCAAAGCAGCTTGAGGAGGCCCATAGGATATTTGAAAGTGCGAGTCAGAAAGGTTGCAATCCTGATTCTGTGACATACTGTTCCCTTATGGATGGCCTTGGAAAGAAGGGAAAGATTGATGAGGCCTATAGGCTATTTGAGAAAATGTTGGATGCAGGCCACAATGCTAATCCTGTCGTATATACCTCCTTGATCAGGAACTTTTTCATGCATGGAAGGAAAGAAGATGGGCACAAGATTTTCAAAGAGATGGTCCGTCGAGGATGCCATCCTGATCTCACCCTAATTAATACATATATGGATTGTGTTTTCAAAGTGGGTGAGGTTGAAAGGGGAAGAGCAATTTTTGAGGACATCAAGAGTTATGGATTTCTTCCTGATGTCCGAAGTTATTCCATTTTGATTCATGGGCTCACGAAAGCTGGCCAGGCTAGAGAAACATCCAATATTTTTCAGGCAATGACTCAACAAGGCTTTGCTCTTGATGCTCGAGCTTACAATGCTGTTATTGATGGATTGTGCAAATCTGGAAAGGTAGACAAGGCCTATGAAGTTCTCGAGGAGATGAAGCTAAAACATGTATCTCCTACAGTTGCTACATATGGATCGATTGTTGATGGTCTGGCCAAGATTGATAGGTTAGATGAGGCTTACATGCTTTTTGAGGAAGCAAAATCGAAAGGAATAGAATTGAATGTTGTTTTGTACAGTTCTCTCATAGATGGTTTTGGGAAGGTTGGTAGGATAGATGAAGCTTATTTAATTTTAGAAGAGATGATGAAGAAGGGTCTGACTCCAAATTTTTATACATGGAATTCTCTCATAGATGCTTTGGTGAAAGCTGAAGAAATCAATGAGGCCCTTATTTGTTTCCAGTCAATGAAGGAAATGAAATGTCAACCAAACACTTATACATACAGCATTCTTATAAATGGCCTTTGCCGGGTACAGAAGTACAATAAGGCTTTTGTATTCTGGCAAGATATGCAGAAACAGGGTTTGACCCCAAACGTCGTCACTTACACAACCATGATCTCTGGGCTTGCAAAGGTAGGGAACATAACAGATGCTTGCAGCCTCTTTGAGAGGTTCAAAACCAATGGTGGAGTCCCTGACTCTGCATGTTTCAATGCTCTCATAGAGGGTATGAGCAATGCAAACAGAGCAACAGAGGCTTATCACGTATTTGAAGAAGCTCGTCAAAGGGGATGTAGAGTCAATGTGACGACATGCATCAGTCTTTTAGATGCTTTGAATAAGTCTGAATGTCTTGAGCAAGCTGCGGTTGTTGGTGCAGTTCTGAGCGAGATTGCCAAGTCCCAGCATGCTTCTAGATCCTTGTAA